One segment of Meriones unguiculatus strain TT.TT164.6M chromosome X, Bangor_MerUng_6.1, whole genome shotgun sequence DNA contains the following:
- the LOC132650013 gene encoding signal peptidase complex subunit 3 translates to MNTLLSRANSLFAFTLSVMAALTLGCILTTAFKDRSAQVRLHVSRILLKKVEDFTGPRKRSDLGFITFHISADLEKTFDWNVKQLFLYLSAEYSTKTNAVNQVVLWDKILLRGENPKLNLKDVKSKYFFFDDGHGLKGNRNVTLTLSWQVIPIAGILPLVTGSGRVSVPFPDSYEIAKTF, encoded by the coding sequence ATGAACACCCTGCTGTCGCGGGCGAACTCGCTGTTCGCCTTTACGCTGAGCGTCATGGCGGCGCTCACCTTGGGCTGCATCCTCACCACCGCCTTCAAAGACAGGAGCGCGCAAGTGCGCCTGCATGTCTCTAGGATCCTGCTCAAAAAAGTGGAAGACTTCACTGGACCCAGAAAAAGAAGCGACCTGGGCTTCATCACATTCCACATCTCTGCGGATCTGGAGAAGACTTTCGACTGGAACGTTAAGCAGCTCTTCCTTTATCTGTCGGCAGAATATTCCACCAAAACCAACGCTGTGAACCAGGTAGTCCTCTGGGACAAGATCCTTCTGCGAGGCGAGAACCCCAAGCTCAACCTGAAAGATGTCAAAAGCAAGTACTTTTTCTTTGACGACGGACACGGTCTCAAGGGAAACAGGAATGTCACTTTGACCCTGTCCTGGCAAGTTATACCGATtgctggaattctgcctcttgtgaCTGGATCTGGACGAGTGTCTGTCCCATTTCCAGATTCCTATGAAATAGCCAAGACTTTTTAA